AAACAGTGTGGACAGAAAGAGGTTGTCACCTCTACTTCAAGAAACCAGAAGGCTTTAGACGTGGTGCGAATAGAGTGTCGCCACTTGGATTTGAGTATGAGATAAAACACAAAGGGAACACAAAAGCAGTAACGATAAAACGTAATGGGAAACTTAGAGAGATAGAAAATGAAGGCATTAGAGAAAGTGCACCTTTTATATTTACATCGAATAAAAAGTTTGAGGTCTTATTCGGAATGGATGAAGGTGATGGTCGAAACAATGCTTTATTTAGATTAAGAAATCAGTTAGCCGGACAAAAGGACTGGAGAAAGGTTTTAACGTTTGTAAATGACAATATCTTTAGTGCACCTTTAAGTGAAGAAGAGCTAACAATACTCACTCGAGAAATGGTGGTTACTGCAGAGAAGGATAACGAATATGAAGTGGCCAACTGGTTAATGAAAGAAATGGACTTCTTGCAATACGGTGAAAGGTATTATTTCAAAGTGGATGGAGAGTATTCACATGAGGAGTCGCTGTTAAGGCAGTTAGTTTATAAGAGTGTAGGCAGTCAAAAGACTAGATATGTCGATGAAGTTATTAAACAGATGGAGTATCGGTGTAGGAAGATACCACAGGATACAGTTTTCAATATTAAGTTTAATAATGGTTATTTGAGAGATGGAGAGTTCAAGGACATCATTGTTGACGACTTCACTCCGTATAATATTGACATTGACTATGATAATGAAGCAAAGCCTGTTGAGATTGTGGACGAGTATATCAACAAGTTGACAAACAGTGATGAAGATTACAGGAATTTACTACTCGAGATACTGGGACACACTCTGGTGGTAGATCCAGAGTTCAAAAGGATGTTAGCCAAGTTTTTTATCTTTATCGGCGATGGTGGGAACGGAAAAGGGACTTTGCTTCAAATAATAAAGACGATTTTAGGTTCAAAGAATGTGACTGGACTTGGAATTAAAGAGTTAAGCGATGAAAGATATCTGACATCATTTAAAGGGATGTTGGCCAATCTTGGAGATGACATTCAAGACCAAGCGATAAACGATAAAGACATGAAGATGCTCAAAAACATATCAACATGCGACTTTATCAGCACAAGAGAATTGTACAAGAGTGCGGAGTCAATGTACTTCACAGGGAGTCTGATTTTTACATCAAATCATATCTTAAAATCATGGGAAAAAGGAAAAAGCTACAAAAGACGTGTTTTATGGTTGCCGATGTATACAAAAGTAGAAAAGAAAGACCCACTTTTCATAACTAAACTGACCACACCGGAAGCACTTGAGTATTGGATGAGGTTGATTGTAGAAGGATACAAGAGGTTGTATGAAAATGGTGATTTTACTGAGTCGGAGATAGTGAACATATTTAATGAAAGTTATCACAGGGAGAATAATCCGGCACTTGATTATATTGAAGGTAGAACGATGGAAGATTTTGAGGACAAGCCTCTTGCAGATATTTACAGAGACTATCAAGACTGGTGCGAGGACAATGCGGTCGATTATAACGCTAATATGATTTCAAACATAATGACTAATCATTTTGGCTTACAAAAGAAAGTTAAGTGGCTTAATGGTAAAAGCATAAGATGTTTTACGAATGACTAATTTTCAACGTTTACAGGATTGCATCACCATTATCAAAACAAATCCTTACAAAAAATTGTAAGGATGTAAGGAAATTGTAAGGATTTTGTAAGGCAGCAAACTATTGAAAACAACACCTTTATACTATAATCCTTACATTCTTACAATTAAAAAGATATATATTTATATATTTATACTCACTCGTTCATACGAACAAGTACAAAATATAAAAATAATTTTGCAATTTGTATGTAAGGTTGTAAGGATTTCTTGTATACGTTGGTAACACTAGCTTACAAGGAATTTGAAATTGTAAGGATTAATGTAAGGTTGTAAGGAATTAGGAGGAGAGAAAACAAACCGAAGCATTACAGACTAGACGGACTGAACATAGAAACAAAAGATGTCATCAAGTCTGTGTTAGGTAAAGATGGATATAAAAACTTCTGTCATGGAAATATCTTAAAATACGTAATGCGAGCAAACAAGAAGAATGGTAGACAGGACTTTGAAAAAGCTAGAGAGTATATAAATTGGGTGTTGGAAGAATGACTGTACTAGCAGCCTTGATTGGTGTTTTAGGTTTGATTTTAAGCACACTAATATTTGGAATAGTGATGGTGATAATAGCCGGAATAGCTTGGAGTTTATACGACTTTGGAAAGATGATTTATGAATATATTTTTAAGGAGGATTAGACATGAATATAGAAACTCTTAAAGAAATTACAAAAAAGATAGGAAACAACCTATTAGATGCCGATGAATTAGAACCGCCATTAATAGTTAACTGGCATGCTGATATTCAAAGGCTGTTAGATAAAAACATACCGATTCCAACAAGAGATGTGAAATTAGATATTGATGATTGGGAATCACAGTGTCCGGTTTGTGATGAGATAGTGGATGTTGAAGCAAAATACTGTGCATACTGCGGACAAGCAGTAGAAATGGATTGGTAGGAATGAAAAGAATAATTATAGACAATGGACAATGCTTAGTGATGAACCCAGATTCAATATATGTTTTTTATAGTGGTCACAAATCACATATACGAGCAATAGTTGGAAAGGAAGAGTACGTATTAACCAATGATATGGCTCCAAAAGCTGCAGAAATATTAATGGTTTTGATATTAGAAAAGATTAAGGACGATAACAACGATTTTAATGGAAACATAATAATTGATATTGAAGCATTAAGGTGAACTAAAGAGGAGGATTAAAAATGAGAGAAGTAATAGAAGTTGTTGGATTGAAAGATGTGTTATGTACAGTAAAAGCAGTTCTTGAAGAGCATCTGGAAAGAGAACAAATCAAGACTATATACAACGAGATTAGAAAAAACTTAAATAGCTGGTCTTTTGAGGCTTACATTGAGGTTTATGACTGGGAGGAGTAGAGCAAATGAGTTATGAAATGTATCCTGGAAATTATATTTTGATAAGCCGTGAAGATAATGAA
The sequence above is a segment of the Peptoniphilaceae bacterium AMB_02 genome. Coding sequences within it:
- a CDS encoding zinc ribbon domain-containing protein, whose protein sequence is MNIETLKEITKKIGNNLLDADELEPPLIVNWHADIQRLLDKNIPIPTRDVKLDIDDWESQCPVCDEIVDVEAKYCAYCGQAVEMDW
- a CDS encoding DUF3310 domain-containing protein; this encodes MRRRENKPKHYRLDGLNIETKDVIKSVLGKDGYKNFCHGNILKYVMRANKKNGRQDFEKAREYINWVLEE
- a CDS encoding phage/plasmid primase, P4 family codes for the protein MYVEFKPGEKFSNNLSDISDDHSAFADAGRLLDDNDYVIDIDNLPKEIIKKLIITFDIKTQTVWTERGCHLYFKKPEGFRRGANRVSPLGFEYEIKHKGNTKAVTIKRNGKLREIENEGIRESAPFIFTSNKKFEVLFGMDEGDGRNNALFRLRNQLAGQKDWRKVLTFVNDNIFSAPLSEEELTILTREMVVTAEKDNEYEVANWLMKEMDFLQYGERYYFKVDGEYSHEESLLRQLVYKSVGSQKTRYVDEVIKQMEYRCRKIPQDTVFNIKFNNGYLRDGEFKDIIVDDFTPYNIDIDYDNEAKPVEIVDEYINKLTNSDEDYRNLLLEILGHTLVVDPEFKRMLAKFFIFIGDGGNGKGTLLQIIKTILGSKNVTGLGIKELSDERYLTSFKGMLANLGDDIQDQAINDKDMKMLKNISTCDFISTRELYKSAESMYFTGSLIFTSNHILKSWEKGKSYKRRVLWLPMYTKVEKKDPLFITKLTTPEALEYWMRLIVEGYKRLYENGDFTESEIVNIFNESYHRENNPALDYIEGRTMEDFEDKPLADIYRDYQDWCEDNAVDYNANMISNIMTNHFGLQKKVKWLNGKSIRCFTND